ttttattaactcAAACAGTAACCACACTTGACCTTACACTGTATATTTTCGTTCACAGACTAAAATATCCTCAAAGACCTATCTCTGATTATATTCGGTACATTGACTGCTCGTGTTCAgtggaaaaaaactgttgaGGAACGTTACACGTTTTTCgcgaaatttgaattaatcCTAGTTCGTTTGAAATACGCGCGGGTTGATCATTGGTATGATGTCAGAAAACTTGCAGCCAATCGTATAAGCCATGACAAAACTACGCGGTACTTTTGAAGGAATTTATTGTTCAGTTAAAATATAAGAACAATTTAGTCCAGTGTCCAATAATTCTACTTGACTGAATTAACtgtcgtttattttttgtacttgCATGCTTCAAAAGGAAATAGTTATTCGTTGCATTGAAAACTCGCATCTTttgaaatgttaaaaatgCTTAAATTTAAAACCCGTCGCATAAAAACTTCAAAGTACGAAAGTATTCGCGCAGAATATCAACAGCTCCAATGTAACTCGATATTATCGCGTGCAGCGCGGGTGTGATTTCACACTTAGATAACAGATACGCTATATGATGTATGCTTATGcgaaatttatgaataattaaagtatacaagaattttttccatctaGGAAATTCGGTTCCGAAATCGTATAATAAGCTTGTTTATTTGTAGATCCGAAAACAACAATCTCTGCgtcaaatacatttttctaaGTAATAATTGTAGCGCCGTAGCGCGTGACAACTTCGaacacaaaaattgaaagtcaTAGAAACGGGAGAGCTGGTTTTTTGATTAGGTCGTTTGtaacatcaatttttgaaacgattgaAGACACTGGTctgcgaaaaatatttttccacgatTACTGCAGCTTGTATAGTATTAAAAACCTTCTTGCGTAAGTTTATTTTTAGTCGAGTATAGAATTATTCGATTAGACCAACGTTTTCCTCCCTCTTTCAAAATGCTAGTGGGACTGAATTATCATTCAATTCTGCATGACTGGAAATACGATAATTCTTGATATTGCATTGTAATATACAAATCACAGTTGAGTATATTTCATCGCGAATTGATCGAGCTAACAGGatgttatgaaaaattttcagtgtTCCTTACACAGCTCTGGGACTGCGGCAGGAATATTGTGTGGTCCCCTATGTTCTGAGAAAAGAATTCACTCTCTGGCCTGCGAGACGCTGCACGCTGGAAAGGAAGCCGTTTTCTCCGCGCATTGGGAAACTACAAGGCTGGTCTTTAAGGCTTCCAGGTAAAGAGCTAAGTTTCATACATCATTCTGATTCTGCAGATTTACGGCAAAGCTCCATATTTTAAGATGAGAAACACAAGTAATATTTGCTGAACTTTTTCCTGTTCAACGTTTTGAGCAGTTTACTTCAATGAAAAGCAACACTATATTAAATGGAAAAAGGTACTGGagttaataaattttatcatcagGCATAGTGTTCGTCAGTTTCGACACGAAAGAATCCAAGAAAAAGAATCCGAGGTGGAAGTTCACCCCATATACTTTTCTGGATGTACTCTACTGAAAATGTTCGTGTGttaaatcataaaatgatTTGAAAGAATGCAGCATGTAATTTATAACATGATTTATCttgtaaattcgataaaatatctaaaaaatatatacgaaTAAACTACATCAAAAATCATACAGTCAACCATACAGACCTAACTAACtgatagaaatattttcagtacgGTAGTCGTTTAATAGTTCGGATTCCATCGCAGTGACTGGCGAAATACGagctttttttcgttttcgtcgCAAATTAATTTCTCTTGTATATGAAGGTAATTTTTACACAACATTTATATGTTTTCGTCGTGCCAGAAATcaacactgaaaaaaaaatcacgggTCTTGAATTTGCCACAGAATACAGTCGAATCCCGATCAATCGGAGTCCCTTTTCTGGACGGACACCGCTGGTATCAAGCATTTCCCTTCCGAGGAAGAGTTCGCGGACATGATTAGAGACCTTATAACAAACAATCTGAATCTGACGATCACCGGCGAGCAGCTGAAGCGTTTGAGCCGTTTGCGGCGACATCACGTCGAGACGAACCCGACACGACGCAATCTGGAGATGGAGAATGTCTGGCCGCTCCTTCAGGAGAACGAGTACATCCTATCGATCCTCTACGAGGACAGGGACGTATTTCCGCAACTGATCGGAACCTGCGGTACCTTTTTCGCAGTCGAATACGTGAAGCCCATCCAAACGCCGACCGGAGTTCTTGCCCTCTCGGACTCGAAACCAGAATGGGCAAAGAGGttcatcttcaatttttttacgtaaaattaATTAAGGGGATACGTTTGAGTTGGCGGCTGAAAGTATTTAAATCGAAGCTCGATCAACGTACGCTTGAATAACACCAACCcaaatcaaattggaaattgGTTTTTGATTGAAAACGTTCTCAAAATTCGGTTCACTATTCCAGTCGTCTACTGGTACACCGTGAAACCTTCTCAGATAGATGCTGCAAAATCGTAACTCGTTGCGACTTCTCCCGTTGTCGAAGGTTGAAGCTGGCCGTGATGATCCTCGACCTCCTCGAGGAATTCGACTCGAATTTCGTAGAGCCTTTTCACCTCTGCGACGTGAAGATCAATCACTTCGGACTGCCTCCCGGGGGTCAAAGATTGAAGTTCCTCGACTTGGACGCGGTATTTTCCAAAACGGCACTTACCCGCCTCTTGGCTGACGGACGATCCTGCGAGAAACACGAGGACTGTGACTTCTTTGATTGCAGATCGTTTTGCTCTTCGAAACAGAAGTGCGAGTCTCCGGTAGTAAACAACAACCTTCAGGTACTTAGGCACCGAAGCTTTCTGacgattttacaatttttcaaaaaggcCCCTTGCATTCGAATCTACGTCGATATCAAACTAGTTTATGTAACGACTAATCCGACGAATCGGTTACAATtgcataattttctttctagATAATATGCGAGAAAATCTTTCTCGGCTGGACCTTGTCCGGGACGATAATAATCCCCGGCCTGTTAATGTCTCAACACACAACAAGCACTTTGGCGGTGATGTTGAGGCAATGTGCAAATCCAGCCGGTGATGTGACAAATTTACCGAGGGCTGCTGTACCGGATAGTTTGAAATCAAGATTGTACAACATGTTGAGCGAAATGGAGCAGCAGTTCAGCACTCCGGAGTGATGAAATCGTCCTGGGTCTTTTAAACATGATTTGAACATTTGGTGATGGACAATGATGTCGCTATCAACGAGAAGACTCGCAGTGATTAACAGTAACGTGTCAGATggcagaaaaaaatcatgtgCGTCAAACGCGCATGTTCAAATGACACGGATTTTTCATCATATACGTGCAATGTGCATAGattcacatattttcatcattttttaaaagaatcTCTTGAAAGTAAGCAATGACCCGCATTATCGATAGCAAGTCAATAGATATTATGCTTCTCTTCTCGATAACTTTGTAGTTCCTACACAAATTAATAGTCTTGTTACACACTAAATATAGTCACGAAACCAAAGAGTCTCTAGGAAATTGAAATGTTGACTACTTATTAGATATTGACATTGCCTAGACGTTACAGGGAATAAAGTTTATAATTATGCTTATTCTTGGTTACGATTAAGCAGGAAGAAACTATGTAATATTCGTCTTCcttacaattatattttatcacgGGTATTATTGCCTGAAATTTCCATTAGCTTGGTGCACGCGACggacgaaaaaaatcaatacgtGCAGGGTCCTCCATTCCACATAACGCGTGCCTATTTCGTTACTCCTTTTTCTGCAATTTATTGAGATGTGACAGTTTTCTCCAAAATACaaataatgtatataaatataggtaCACGTTTATagttgatgaaatatttttctcggaaagagagaaaaactaACGGATCTGTACATTGTGTGTGAAATCAGAAAACATACCAATAATATGGTTCGATagctaaaaaaaatgtcacgttgATGCCTAATCACCTGATTTCAAAGAATACAAAAAGCAATTTATATGCATGTACTTACGACTACAATAGAAATAGATTTGTATAACGTTATTAACCAgcattcaaaaatattaaacattATCAGCATTTCATTTTGTAGTATTATTATCGCTTACATAATCCCATAATGTAAACTCGAGGagatgatggaaaaaaatccacAAGTTTCGATGTCCGATTCGGTCGTAGAAAAATGTTCCAAATCTGCGTAAAGGATATTTTATTTGTGCAGACAaaaaactcacaatcagtcgaTGCCCAAGATATAATTGCTTCAATaatggtatatgtataaatatttagcTATAACTAAGCTCGATTAACATACGTCcagaaaatttctaaaactTATTTGTGCAAGTCCTTCCATGTAGTCATGTTACCATAATCAATTGAATTTGGACCatgcaaagaatttcaagTAAAGACAAATTCGTACATCATTTAACATTGTAAATACGAATACTATTGCTTATTATATAAGTAGTATATAGTTTATAGGAAGACGCTTCTTCTAACGCGACGTACAATACCGAAAAATAATCTTTACGTGGTGAAATCTATAACtaatttttgaagttttattttgttcagtTATCTTATTACTGGATTGCATTTCAACCctcgaaattaataattctgaATTTGGATAACAGCTGTctttaatttccaattttttagtGAAGAGATCTAATATTAAACATAGGTACAACATACAAGTTATTCGAGTTATCAATGCCACAGCCGAAGTAATTCTGACCTCAGGTATAATTCCGCCTTTTAACTtagtataaaattaaattataaaatgtgaAGATCGACAAATTTGACATGTGTCTAGAAATATCAAATAATGAATCTGACAAATATaccattcttcttctttgcaaATAATACGACAAACTAAAATGTGTGTAAACGAtatacgaaaaaattcaatactaatccttattttaaaatattgctTCCATCGGCATAATTATTCAGATACTCAAATGGATTGTAACTCAACGacagaacaaaaaatttatcactgaCAATCATATATCATaaacaaaaagtaaatatATGGAATGTAAACTGATATCGTCAGTCGCATGAGGAAGAAGAAATAGTGAATAGTAGATCGTAACTGCCTATTTAGATGGAGAAGAGATGATCTGTACTCTGACATggattaataaaatatcaccTCAAAATTGACAAACATCATATAAGCGATAAGGTAAGAATTCGTATATTGCCaatgatgagaaaatatttaacaaatcTGAggtttttcaaaagtgaatcTATTGCGCTTGAACACGGTCAAAAGAAAACGGTATGAAACGCGGATGCAAAAAGGAAAGTGAAAGGTTTTCTTAAAATTAAATCTAAACCTAACTTTTGCGTGTTGATCGCAAAACCCGCatcaaaaaatcttttccACAAGTCTTCAAGTCTTTGAATCGATTTGGTATCACAAATGAGCTTTTACATTCTTCACATGGCACAGCTGAAGCTGTTGTACACTGAATAATGGGTATATTCAAATTGCCTATTCAAGTCGATTAAATTTCTATTACAATAGCAATGCTTACCACTGTTAAGAAGCGTTCACTTTATTATTGGCcattatttcaaatcttctGACAACTTTGTTGACATCGATATCTCTGGTCAATTTCAAGTAATTAGTTTTTTGCACCTTCTGAATACTCGCCCAAACAGGAAGCAGCTTGCACATCAGTTTGATAAGATCCTCCAGCTCGTTGGGGGTCAATTTTGCCCGGTAAGAATTATCGAGCTTTTTGATAACGAATTCCATAGGTAAGACACCCTTCTTTTCCGCGACAAAAATATTCCGCAGAATTCTGGACAGCTCTGGCAACCGCGAATACTGAGTTGCCTCTTTGTCTGAGTCCGACGTTCTCGTCATTGATTCCAATGCCTTCGCTGCCTGCTTCGCGCGAACCTGTGTTACACACGagataaagaatttttaaatgagCTTGTAAAACCAGAATTATCACTTAAACAAACACaatcaatatatatttttcagtttttatgGTAATTCGATTAGTTAAATGTTTTTCCTTCGCAAAACTTGACATACCTTTTCAAGAAGCGCTTTTGGAATACCCTTGAAAGCTGTGCTAAGGTAACTGTTATGTGTAGGAGTAGCAGGTGGTGTATCAACAATAGAAATGTTaacttttctcatttcttgaTCATTAATCTGAGTTGATACATCGACAGTCAAGGTGGAGCTGGGTGAACCGGATCTTGATGTCATTTTAGCTTCTGCCAACCTCTGCAAAGCCTTTTCCATACGCGTGTTGCAGTTGAACATGTCCTTGGCTTTCTCTGTAAAAATACAAACCCCCTTTtagttattataaaatattgacaTAATTAAACCTGGTAAAAGCGTCTACTTTAATCCAGCAAATTGCTGAACTTCTCCGTTCCAAGTTACTAGCTTACTGATTCTTTCCAATGTCTGGTGTCTCGGTAGACGAAACTTGAAGCCGTCTATAAGGGGTGGAATTTTAGCATATGCTTTAAGCATCATATCAGATAATTTACGCTTAACGAACAAGTAATTGAACGATTGAATGAGTAGTGCCGAAAGTTCTGGATAATAATTGGCAGCTGTAAGCAGCGTGCCTAATGCATTTATTGATATAACGATTCTATCTTTATTCGATAATTGCATCATATAAAGGTATCTGCTGATGCATGTGATCTACAttgaaatattgcaaaattagGGTCAAACATTAAACACAATTTTCAACGCTAATTGTGTCATGGGTCTCTTGTCTagatttacaataaattactcAATGTTAAATTGTGTCAACATTTATGCTGATAGTCAGCAATTGTGCAACtgattgacgaaaaaaaataagactgCAAGTTGGAATTACATGTTATTATGCAACTTAAAGGAATCTTTGCAATTACTCAATGCCTTTGAAAAGTTCGGAAAATACTAACAAATACGTTGTAACCAATAATCACTATCACAACTCGTTAGAATTCAATAGATATGACAGAAGtatttgtgattttttgtgAACTTACGAAGTACGTCTTTGGcagttgtaaatttttcaatgttagGAGGTTGCGGCAGTTCAGCTTTTTCGATAGTAGCGCAACTTTCCACATCAAATTCCGGATGCCATCTGGTCAACTTCTCCTTTGGAATAACCATTGGAGGCTTCAATGATAGAAGATATTTCTCATGACAATCCTTGACCAGATCTGTAAAGAAAGAACCAAGCTGTTAAGGATGAAGAGCATAAAACATAACGGAACGTGGATCAAAACCTCGATGCACAAGAAGTAATTCTACATGATTCGTGAACACAAATAGATAcagattaattaaattttggaagaattttcttttttgcatgAATAAGTTTCTTATACggaatttgattttcaccTAAAAGCGTATTGTAGAAGATTCTTCGACGTTGCAATAAGACCGTTGGACACATGCTCATTTCCGAGGCAGACTTGAGAACATTGTCAGCATCTGGTGTGTTTCTCCCATTCTTTGGCTCAACCATAGGCGTTATAACAAGTTCGTACTTATCCTGCTTGGAGGAAGAACCAAAGTTATGTAATTTCTCCTGATTAAACACAAAGGCATTTGGATACACTGTTTTAATCTGTGCCAAATGATCCATTGTAAAATTGCGCCTCAGTAATTCCTGTACTGCTGGTTTCAGCTTCTTGAATGTTATAACTTCTTTTCGATTGAACAGCAATGAAACAACCTGTAAAATAGTACGTCTCTTTCATAACCATAAAATTCTAAGGTCCAGTCATGCTGGTATTAAAATTTCCAGAAAGCATGAAATTTCACTAGAAAAGCAATTGAAAGCGAAACTGGAAATAATTAGTACccaaagatttgatttgaatagGTTACGTACAGTATCAACACATCTAAAGGCTTCAGCCAAAAGGCGATAATTGTAAGGTAGCAACAAAGTCGGTGTTCCAGATTCAACCAAGGATTGATATTTTTGATAGGCAGCTTGCTTAGTAGGACTTTTACTAGGACTGCCTGAACTCTCTTTAGGAGCAAACAGTAGCCGCTTTTGAGGGCTAGCATTCTTTGGCAGCTCAACGTTCTTTGTTGGGGTTAAGACGTTCTTCTTTGGAGACATCATCGCTTTCTGCGGACtttaaacaaaagaaattaaaataatttttcatcagtaAACTGATATTTTCTTAAAACATATAAGGAGCTTTTCATCATGTCACCTTGCCTCATGGACACTCATTTCTTTTTGTACAGCCTTTGTCAATAGCATAGAAAACTCTATTTATCTTATCGTAAtggtatgaaaattaaaaaaaaaaaactaaccaaTCTACAGGTGAGAGCAAAGCGCAACTGGGTGACTTTATAAG
The Neodiprion fabricii isolate iyNeoFabr1 chromosome 5, iyNeoFabr1.1, whole genome shotgun sequence genome window above contains:
- the LOC124183234 gene encoding divergent protein kinase domain 1C isoform X2, with protein sequence MNIKRLPGFIIHYKLVSVAAFLVLASIVYLLIHWGIMCTNLEAWRHVSKVCSLHSSGTAAGILCGPLCSEKRIHSLACETLHAGKEAVFSAHWETTRLVFKASRIQSNPDQSESLFWTDTAGIKHFPSEEEFADMIRDLITNNLNLTITGEQLKRLSRLRRHHVETNPTRRNLEMENVWPLLQENEYILSILYEDRDVFPQLIGTCGTFFAVEYVKPIQTPTGVLALSDSKPEWAKRLKLAVMILDLLEEFDSNFVEPFHLCDVKINHFGLPPGGQRLKFLDLDAVFSKTALTRLLADGRSCEKHEDCDFFDCRSFCSSKQKCESPVVNNNLQIICEKIFLGWTLSGTIIIPGLLMSQHTTSTLAVMLRQCANPAGDVTNLPRAAVPDSLKSRLYNMLSEMEQQFSTPE
- the LOC124183234 gene encoding divergent protein kinase domain 1C isoform X1, with the protein product MNIKRLPGFIIHYKLVSVAAFLVLASIVYLLIHWGIMCTNLEAWRHVSKVCSLHSSGTAAGILCGPLCSEKRIHSLACETLHAGKEAVFSAHWETTRLVFKASRIQSNPDQSESLFWTDTAGIKHFPSEEEFADMIRDLITNNLNLTITGEQLKRLSRLRRHHVETNPTRRNLEMENVWPLLQENEYILSILYEDRDVFPQLIGTCGTFFAVEYVKPIQTPTGVLALSDSKPEWAKSRLLVHRETFSDRCCKIVTRCDFSRCRRLKLAVMILDLLEEFDSNFVEPFHLCDVKINHFGLPPGGQRLKFLDLDAVFSKTALTRLLADGRSCEKHEDCDFFDCRSFCSSKQKCESPVVNNNLQIICEKIFLGWTLSGTIIIPGLLMSQHTTSTLAVMLRQCANPAGDVTNLPRAAVPDSLKSRLYNMLSEMEQQFSTPE
- the LOC124183226 gene encoding DNA replication factor Cdt1 yields the protein MSQQYVDAYFNTRKRTAAEDVRSRTKVLILDDDQAVNVASNLNDRNVDETKNLDSLASPAIQGDDTNPKMSPKIIFANVDSKQIEGCEIRTSVVRPNRVVRNIQFDAVKAGSPKSPKSSSRSRSGARMKKTATQEGQPDIRDTFLKLSKDEGEAKQKSNVIFEKKGLLSPTKKRPSTPQKVPQHCAIQKVTNTKAYETAEEQPAAGSVTPKKLSTMDALAQKDLSLGEIKNRINRSSRLAELKASIAKINKCAAKLGEIQAKKPQIRKFENIEVEVPVSPQKAMMSPKKNVLTPTKNVELPKNASPQKRLLFAPKESSGSPSKSPTKQAAYQKYQSLVESGTPTLLLPYNYRLLAEAFRCVDTVVSLLFNRKEVITFKKLKPAVQELLRRNFTMDHLAQIKTVYPNAFVFNQEKLHNFGSSSKQDKYELVITPMVEPKNGRNTPDADNVLKSASEMSMCPTVLLQRRRIFYNTLLDLVKDCHEKYLLSLKPPMVIPKEKLTRWHPEFDVESCATIEKAELPQPPNIEKFTTAKDVLQKAKDMFNCNTRMEKALQRLAEAKMTSRSGSPSSTLTVDVSTQINDQEMRKVNISIVDTPPATPTHNSYLSTAFKGIPKALLEKVRAKQAAKALESMTRTSDSDKEATQYSRLPELSRILRNIFVAEKKGVLPMEFVIKKLDNSYRAKLTPNELEDLIKLMCKLLPVWASIQKVQKTNYLKLTRDIDVNKVVRRFEIMANNKVNAS